One part of the Microtus ochrogaster isolate Prairie Vole_2 chromosome 16, MicOch1.0, whole genome shotgun sequence genome encodes these proteins:
- the LOC101995259 gene encoding ubiquitin-conjugating enzyme E2 L3-like isoform X2 codes for MAASRRLMKDNPLYDKGAFRIEIHFPAECPFKTKIYHPNIDEKGQVCLPVISAENRKPATKADQVIQSLIALVNNPQPEHPPRADLAEKYSKDRKKFCKNAEEFTKK; via the exons ATGGCGGCCAGCAGGAGGCTGATGAAG GACAACCCTTTATACGATAAGGGGGCCTTCAGAATTGAAATCCACTTTCCAGCAGAGTGTCCATTTAAAACCAAGATCTACCACCCTAACATTGATGAGAAGGGGCAGGTCTGTCTGCCGGTAATTAGTGCTGAAAACCGGAAGCCAGCCACCAAAGCAGACCAAGTAATCCAGTCCCTCATAGCACTGGTGAACAATCCCCAGCCTGAGCACCCACCCCGGGCTGACCTAGCTGAAAAATACTCTAAGGACCGTAAAAAATTCTGTAAGAATGCTGAAGAGTTTACAAAGAAATAG
- the LOC101995259 gene encoding ubiquitin-conjugating enzyme E2 L3-like isoform X1: MAASRRLMKELKEIRKCRTRNFRNIQVDEANLLTWQGLVVPDNPLYDKGAFRIEIHFPAECPFKTKIYHPNIDEKGQVCLPVISAENRKPATKADQVIQSLIALVNNPQPEHPPRADLAEKYSKDRKKFCKNAEEFTKK; encoded by the coding sequence ATGGCGGCCAGCAGGAGGCTGATGAAGGAGCTTAAAGAGATCCGCAAATGTAGAACGAGAAACTTCCGTAACATCCAGGTTGATGAAGCTAATTTATTGACTTGGCAAGGCCTTGTTGTTCCTGACAACCCTTTATACGATAAGGGGGCCTTCAGAATTGAAATCCACTTTCCAGCAGAGTGTCCATTTAAAACCAAGATCTACCACCCTAACATTGATGAGAAGGGGCAGGTCTGTCTGCCGGTAATTAGTGCTGAAAACCGGAAGCCAGCCACCAAAGCAGACCAAGTAATCCAGTCCCTCATAGCACTGGTGAACAATCCCCAGCCTGAGCACCCACCCCGGGCTGACCTAGCTGAAAAATACTCTAAGGACCGTAAAAAATTCTGTAAGAATGCTGAAGAGTTTACAAAGAAATAG